A DNA window from Camelina sativa cultivar DH55 chromosome 17, Cs, whole genome shotgun sequence contains the following coding sequences:
- the LOC104755070 gene encoding DNA replication ATP-dependent helicase/nuclease DNA2-like isoform X3 → MPPRKKPKSSASKLNKESSANSSQPSSIQQLFRRHIQNSQSTSNSHTSTADHPVDQQNVNGLASDTAVLTPQNPLGTLIEIPDDPKDMDQQQLTEASPEISKNLRRFSPGMLIKPSQVEAGGEITWKFSPVNERLRAAAKQIPKMMDLTENSLGIKSSTIRPCSLDKTQCPTSGITSKVEQWLSSPSKKVSKRPTFAANRVMERVKPSADGELEIFNTSSSGNSPFQTPPSLSCPPNKLPSTVTCSAACGLTGGGQHKRALLELLDQVEDVISADDKTANDVGTVLAQVRVEDDSMCSVVDYAVDEGPTLPKKHSSRSPDSYFLVLEVSEKRGLAGSSRVQCPYKVLRLLDEHTGVECALYLWDEWFYSTVSPGDSINVIGEFDGDGKCDVDHQNNFLILHPDTLIAGTRVAASFGCPRRTVLDERLRSNEHAAAALDGTLLHQVFQAGLTQESPSEEGLQEYASIVIKKNIESLYACGVHERDVKATLFGAIPKMLGWIRHFRYPKDSGIPTVNFGSTIGEKKVKISEVIDIEEMSWAPKYGLKGMIDASVRVIVESDMNTVNEKIMPLEFKSGKAPGGQSSTEHSAQVILYTLLMSERYLKHIDNGLLYYLKSEQTHGISVQRSDLVGLIIRRNELANDILVASTTQQLPPMLRNPNMCGYCRHLDVCTIYHKADGGNAESSGLGDVFDTHVSHLSNLHFKFLQHWDRLIDLEAREMQLLRKDIAHPHGSKGSHSANYLSSMVLDMTNGFPHHNTHKETRFIYRFVRQNSSNSRERVPSEDTIMTGTPATDDLDSKLRTGDRVVLRTEFSHLTVANGIIADISRNHVSVSLSKRLRLPWSEPSSEASNLSHEVWRIYKDEFMTSFSVMRFNLMQLFVQNGQSIRKMIVDLEPPRFDNGSILSQDPAISYIWSEKSLNNDQRQAILKILTAKDYALILGMPGTGKTSTMVHAVKALLIRGSSILLASYTNSAVDNLLIKLKAQGIEFLRIGRDEAVHEEVRESCFSAMDMCSVEDIKNKLDQVKVVASTCLGINSPLLVNRRFDVCIVDEAGQIALPVSIGPLLFASTFVLVGDHYQLPPLVQSTEARENGMGISLFRRLSEAHPHAISVLQNQYRMCRGIMELSNALIYGDRLCCGSAEVANATLMLPTSSSTSSWLKKVLEPTRTVLFVNTDMLRAFEAKDQNAINNPVEASIIAEIVEELVNNGVDGKEIGIITPYNSQAILIQHAIPTTSVEIHTIDKYQTAYWYLL, encoded by the exons ATGCCACCAAGAAAGAAGCCAAAGTCTTCAGCTTCGAAATTAAACAAAGAGTCTTCAGCCAATTCGTCACAACCTTCCAGCATCCAGCAGTTGTTCCGTCGACATATTCAGAACTCCCAATCGACTTCAAACTCTCATACCTCAACTGCTGACCACCCTGTTGATCAACAGAATGTGAATGGTCTTGCCTCTGACACCGCAGTTTTAACGCCTCAAAACCCTCTAGGCACATTGATTGAGATACCTGATGACCCCAAAGATATGGACCAGCAGCAACTCACTGAGGCATCTCCCGAGATCTCCAAAAACCTTAGGCGGTTCTCTCCAGGAATG TTGATAAAGCCAAGTCAAGTTGAGGCTGGCGGAGAGATAACGTGGAAATTCTCTCCTGTAAATGAAAGACTTCGGGCGGCGGCGAAACAAATTCCTAAGATGATGGACTTGACAGAAAATTCACTAGGGATTAAATCTTCTACTATTCGTCCTTGCTCTCTCGACAAG ACACAATGTCCTACATCAGGTATAACTTCCAAGGTCGAGCAATGGTTATCTTCACCCtcaaaaaaagtttccaaaagacCAACTTTTGCAGCAAATAGGGTCATGGAAAGGGTAAAACCTTCCGCAGATGGGGAGTTAGAAATTTTTAACACTTCTAGTAGTGGAAACAGTCCTTTCCAGACCCCACCGTCACTTTCATGCCCTCCCAACAAG CTTCCTAGTACTGTAACATGCAGTGCAGCTTGTGGATTAACGGGGGGTGGACAACATAAAAGG GCCTTGCTTGAATTGTTAGATCAAGTGGAGGATGTCATCTCAGCTGATGACAAAACAGCTAATGATGTGGGGACTGTGCTAGCCCAAGTTCGAGTTGAAGATGATAGCATGTGTTCTGTCGTTGACTACGCTGTAGATGAAGGGCCAACTCTACCAAAAAAGCATTCTTCGAGAAGTCCAGATAGCTATTTCCTTGTATTGGAG GTATCCGAGAAACGTGGTTTGGCGGGCTCATCTAGGGTTCAATGTCCTTATAAG GTTCTTCGCCTGCTAGACGAGCACACTGGAGTAGAATGCGCTTTGTATCTCTGGGATGAATG GTTTTACAGCACTGTATCACCAGGAGATTCAATCAATGTTATTGGAGAGTTTGATGGGGATGGCAAGTGTGACGTggaccatcaaaataatttcttGATTCTTCATCCTGACACCCTTATTGCTGGAACTAGG GTTGCAGCAAGTTTTGGTTGCCCAAGGCGAACCGTGCTAGATGAGAGGCTCAGATCCAATGAACACGCAGCAGCAGCCTTAGATGGAACCTTGCTGCACCAAGTTTTTCAG GCTGGTCTCACGCAAGAGTCTCCATCTGAAGAGGGTTTGCAGGAATATGCGAGCATagtgattaagaaaaatattgagAGCTTATATGCATGTGGAG TACATGAAAGAGATGTTAAAGCAACCTTATTTGGAGCAATCCCAAAAATGTTGGGTTGGATTCGTCATTTCAGATATCCGAAG GACTCAGGGATACCAACAGTTAATTTTGGTTCTAccattggagaaaaaaaagttaagatatCAGAG GTTATCGATATTGAGGAGATGTCATGGGCCCCTAAATATGGTCTGAAAGGGATGATTGATGCTTCAGTCAGAGTGATAGTTGAATCTGACATGAACACAGTAAATGAGAAGATAATGCCCCTTGAGTTTAAGTCTGGAAAAGCTCCTGGTGGTCAG TCATCAACGGAACATTCTGCACAGGTGATCTTGTACACGCTCCTGATGTCTGAGAG GTACCTGAAGCATATTGACAATGGCCTTCTATACTATCTTAAGTCAGAGCAGACACAT GGAATTTCTGTTCAAAGATCAGATTTGGTGGGTCTCATTATTCGTCGTAATGAACTTGCAAATGATATCCTTGTGGCGTCAACAACCCAACAACTGCCGCCAATGTTACGG AATCCCAACATGTGCGGGTACTGTCGCCATCTGGATGTTTGCACGATTTATCATAAG GCAGATGGTGGAAATGCAGAGAGTAGTGGACTTGGTGATGTATTTGACACACATGTTTCTCATCTTTCAAATTTGCATTTCAAATTCCTTCAACACTGGGACAGGCTGATTGACTTGGAAGCTAGAGAGATGCAG CTTCTACGGAAAGACATTGCGCATCCACATGGTTCAAAGGGCAGCCACTCAGCTAATTATCTTTCTTCTATGGTTCTTGACATGACAAACGGGTTTCCGCATCATAACACTCATAAAGAAACTAGATTCATCTATCGTTTTGTTCGTCAAAACTCATCAAACTCTAGAGAACGAGTACCCAGCGAAGATACAATTATGACTGGAACCCCTGCAACTGATGACCTGGATTCCAAACTTAGAACTGGAGATCGTGTG GTTCTTCGCACAGAATTCAGCCACCTGACAGTTGCAAATGGGATTATAGCAGATATTAGTCGCAATCATGTATCA GTTTCTTTATCCAAGCGATTACGTCTTCCTTGGAGCGAACCTTCTTCTGAGGCATCTAATCTCTCTCATGAGGTATGGAGAATTTACAAGGATGAATTCATGACATCATTTTCTGTTATGAG GTTCAATCTCATGCAGCTTTTCGTACAAAATGGACAGAGCATCAGGAAAATGATTGTGGATCTTGAG CCTCCTAGATTTGACAATGGATCTATACTGAGCCAGGATCCTGcaatatcatatatatggtCAGAAAAGAGTTTAAATAATGATCAGCGCCAAGCCATACTTAAG ATACTCACTGCAAAGGACTATGCGTTGATATTGGGAATGCCTGGGACGGGAAAAACCTCCACAATGGTCCATGCTGTGAAAGCTTTGTTGATCAGAGGTTCATCTATTCTGCTTGCATCTTACACAAACTCTGCTGTTGATAATCTACTTATCAAATTAAAAGCACAG GGAATTGAATTTCTACGTATTGGTAGAGATGAGGCTGTACACGAAGAAGTACGAGAAAGTTGCTTTTCAG CTATGGATATGTGCAGTGTCGAGgacatcaaaaacaaattggACCAGGTCAAAGTTGTGGCCTCTACTTGTTTGGGAATCAATAGTCCCTTGCTTGTGAATAGGCGGTTTGACGTATGCATTGTTGACGAAGCTGGCCAGATTGCACTCCCT GTTTCGATAGGACCCTTGCTGTTTGCTTCTACGTTTGTACTTGTTGGTGACCACTATCAACTACCGCCACTAGTGCAG AGTACCGAGGCTAGAGAGAATGGGATGGGAATAAGCTTGTTTCGCAGGTTATCAGAAGCCCATCCTCACGCAATTTCAGTGTTACAAAACCAG TACCGAATGTGTCGAGGTATTATGGAACTATCAAATGCCTTAATATATGGAGACAGATTATGCTGTGGTTCTGCTGAAGTAGCTAATGCCACACTTATGCTTCCCACTTCCAGTTCGACTTCATCATGGCTTAAAAAG GTTCTGGAGCCAACCAGAacagttttatttgttaatacAG ATATGCTGCGTGCTTTTGAAGCTAAGGATCAGAATGCGATCAACAATCCAGTTGAAGCTTCCATAATAGCTGAG ATTGTAGAGGAGCTAGTAAACAATGGAGTAGATGGTAAAGAGATTGGAATCATTACTCCTTATAACTCACAAGCGATCCTCATTCAACATGCCATTCCAACGACTTCTGTGGAGATACATACTATAGACAAGTATCAG ACTGCATATTGGTATCTTTTGTGA
- the LOC104755070 gene encoding DNA replication ATP-dependent helicase/nuclease DNA2-like isoform X4, whose product MPPRKKPKSSASKLNKESSANSSQPSSIQQLFRRHIQNSQSTSNSHTSTADHPVDQQNVNGLASDTAVLTPQNPLGTLIEIPDDPKDMDQQQLTEASPEISKNLRRFSPGMLIKPSQVEAGGEITWKFSPVNERLRAAAKQIPKMMDLTENSLGIKSSTIRPCSLDKTQCPTSGITSKVEQWLSSPSKKVSKRPTFAANRVMERVKPSADGELEIFNTSSSGNSPFQTPPSLSCPPNKLPSTVTCSAACGLTGGGQHKRALLELLDQVEDVISADDKTANDVGTVLAQVRVEDDSMCSVVDYAVDEGPTLPKKHSSRSPDSYFLVLEVSEKRGLAGSSRVQCPYKVLRLLDEHTGVECALYLWDEWFYSTVSPGDSINVIGEFDGDGKCDVDHQNNFLILHPDTLIAGTRVAASFGCPRRTVLDERLRSNEHAAAALDGTLLHQVFQAGLTQESPSEEGLQEYASIVIKKNIESLYACGVHERDVKATLFGAIPKMLGWIRHFRYPKDSGIPTVNFGSTIGEKKVKISEVIDIEEMSWAPKYGLKGMIDASVRVIVESDMNTVNEKIMPLEFKSGKAPGGQSSTEHSAQVILYTLLMSERYLKHIDNGLLYYLKSEQTHGISVQRSDLVGLIIRRNELANDILVASTTQQLPPMLRNPNMCGYCRHLDVCTIYHKADGGNAESSGLGDVFDTHVSHLSNLHFKFLQHWDRLIDLEAREMQLLRKDIAHPHGSKGSHSANYLSSMVLDMTNGFPHHNTHKETRFIYRFVRQNSSNSRERVPSEDTIMTGTPATDDLDSKLRTGDRVVLRTEFSHLTVANGIIADISRNHVSVSLSKRLRLPWSEPSSEASNLSHEVWRIYKDEFMTSFSVMRFNLMQLFVQNGQSIRKMIVDLEPPRFDNGSILSQDPAISYIWSEKSLNNDQRQAILKILTAKDYALILGMPGTGKTSTMVHAVKALLIRGSSILLASYTNSAVDNLLIKLKAQGIEFLRIGRDEAVHEEVRESCFSAMDMCSVEDIKNKLDQVKVVASTCLGINSPLLVNRRFDVCIVDEAGQIALPVSIGPLLFASTFVLVGDHYQLPPLVQSTEARENGMGISLFRRLSEAHPHAISVLQNQYRMCRGIMELSNALIYGDRLCCGSAEVANATLMLPTSSSTSSWLKKVLEPTRTVLFVNTDMLRAFEAKDQNAINNPVEASIIAERS is encoded by the exons ATGCCACCAAGAAAGAAGCCAAAGTCTTCAGCTTCGAAATTAAACAAAGAGTCTTCAGCCAATTCGTCACAACCTTCCAGCATCCAGCAGTTGTTCCGTCGACATATTCAGAACTCCCAATCGACTTCAAACTCTCATACCTCAACTGCTGACCACCCTGTTGATCAACAGAATGTGAATGGTCTTGCCTCTGACACCGCAGTTTTAACGCCTCAAAACCCTCTAGGCACATTGATTGAGATACCTGATGACCCCAAAGATATGGACCAGCAGCAACTCACTGAGGCATCTCCCGAGATCTCCAAAAACCTTAGGCGGTTCTCTCCAGGAATG TTGATAAAGCCAAGTCAAGTTGAGGCTGGCGGAGAGATAACGTGGAAATTCTCTCCTGTAAATGAAAGACTTCGGGCGGCGGCGAAACAAATTCCTAAGATGATGGACTTGACAGAAAATTCACTAGGGATTAAATCTTCTACTATTCGTCCTTGCTCTCTCGACAAG ACACAATGTCCTACATCAGGTATAACTTCCAAGGTCGAGCAATGGTTATCTTCACCCtcaaaaaaagtttccaaaagacCAACTTTTGCAGCAAATAGGGTCATGGAAAGGGTAAAACCTTCCGCAGATGGGGAGTTAGAAATTTTTAACACTTCTAGTAGTGGAAACAGTCCTTTCCAGACCCCACCGTCACTTTCATGCCCTCCCAACAAG CTTCCTAGTACTGTAACATGCAGTGCAGCTTGTGGATTAACGGGGGGTGGACAACATAAAAGG GCCTTGCTTGAATTGTTAGATCAAGTGGAGGATGTCATCTCAGCTGATGACAAAACAGCTAATGATGTGGGGACTGTGCTAGCCCAAGTTCGAGTTGAAGATGATAGCATGTGTTCTGTCGTTGACTACGCTGTAGATGAAGGGCCAACTCTACCAAAAAAGCATTCTTCGAGAAGTCCAGATAGCTATTTCCTTGTATTGGAG GTATCCGAGAAACGTGGTTTGGCGGGCTCATCTAGGGTTCAATGTCCTTATAAG GTTCTTCGCCTGCTAGACGAGCACACTGGAGTAGAATGCGCTTTGTATCTCTGGGATGAATG GTTTTACAGCACTGTATCACCAGGAGATTCAATCAATGTTATTGGAGAGTTTGATGGGGATGGCAAGTGTGACGTggaccatcaaaataatttcttGATTCTTCATCCTGACACCCTTATTGCTGGAACTAGG GTTGCAGCAAGTTTTGGTTGCCCAAGGCGAACCGTGCTAGATGAGAGGCTCAGATCCAATGAACACGCAGCAGCAGCCTTAGATGGAACCTTGCTGCACCAAGTTTTTCAG GCTGGTCTCACGCAAGAGTCTCCATCTGAAGAGGGTTTGCAGGAATATGCGAGCATagtgattaagaaaaatattgagAGCTTATATGCATGTGGAG TACATGAAAGAGATGTTAAAGCAACCTTATTTGGAGCAATCCCAAAAATGTTGGGTTGGATTCGTCATTTCAGATATCCGAAG GACTCAGGGATACCAACAGTTAATTTTGGTTCTAccattggagaaaaaaaagttaagatatCAGAG GTTATCGATATTGAGGAGATGTCATGGGCCCCTAAATATGGTCTGAAAGGGATGATTGATGCTTCAGTCAGAGTGATAGTTGAATCTGACATGAACACAGTAAATGAGAAGATAATGCCCCTTGAGTTTAAGTCTGGAAAAGCTCCTGGTGGTCAG TCATCAACGGAACATTCTGCACAGGTGATCTTGTACACGCTCCTGATGTCTGAGAG GTACCTGAAGCATATTGACAATGGCCTTCTATACTATCTTAAGTCAGAGCAGACACAT GGAATTTCTGTTCAAAGATCAGATTTGGTGGGTCTCATTATTCGTCGTAATGAACTTGCAAATGATATCCTTGTGGCGTCAACAACCCAACAACTGCCGCCAATGTTACGG AATCCCAACATGTGCGGGTACTGTCGCCATCTGGATGTTTGCACGATTTATCATAAG GCAGATGGTGGAAATGCAGAGAGTAGTGGACTTGGTGATGTATTTGACACACATGTTTCTCATCTTTCAAATTTGCATTTCAAATTCCTTCAACACTGGGACAGGCTGATTGACTTGGAAGCTAGAGAGATGCAG CTTCTACGGAAAGACATTGCGCATCCACATGGTTCAAAGGGCAGCCACTCAGCTAATTATCTTTCTTCTATGGTTCTTGACATGACAAACGGGTTTCCGCATCATAACACTCATAAAGAAACTAGATTCATCTATCGTTTTGTTCGTCAAAACTCATCAAACTCTAGAGAACGAGTACCCAGCGAAGATACAATTATGACTGGAACCCCTGCAACTGATGACCTGGATTCCAAACTTAGAACTGGAGATCGTGTG GTTCTTCGCACAGAATTCAGCCACCTGACAGTTGCAAATGGGATTATAGCAGATATTAGTCGCAATCATGTATCA GTTTCTTTATCCAAGCGATTACGTCTTCCTTGGAGCGAACCTTCTTCTGAGGCATCTAATCTCTCTCATGAGGTATGGAGAATTTACAAGGATGAATTCATGACATCATTTTCTGTTATGAG GTTCAATCTCATGCAGCTTTTCGTACAAAATGGACAGAGCATCAGGAAAATGATTGTGGATCTTGAG CCTCCTAGATTTGACAATGGATCTATACTGAGCCAGGATCCTGcaatatcatatatatggtCAGAAAAGAGTTTAAATAATGATCAGCGCCAAGCCATACTTAAG ATACTCACTGCAAAGGACTATGCGTTGATATTGGGAATGCCTGGGACGGGAAAAACCTCCACAATGGTCCATGCTGTGAAAGCTTTGTTGATCAGAGGTTCATCTATTCTGCTTGCATCTTACACAAACTCTGCTGTTGATAATCTACTTATCAAATTAAAAGCACAG GGAATTGAATTTCTACGTATTGGTAGAGATGAGGCTGTACACGAAGAAGTACGAGAAAGTTGCTTTTCAG CTATGGATATGTGCAGTGTCGAGgacatcaaaaacaaattggACCAGGTCAAAGTTGTGGCCTCTACTTGTTTGGGAATCAATAGTCCCTTGCTTGTGAATAGGCGGTTTGACGTATGCATTGTTGACGAAGCTGGCCAGATTGCACTCCCT GTTTCGATAGGACCCTTGCTGTTTGCTTCTACGTTTGTACTTGTTGGTGACCACTATCAACTACCGCCACTAGTGCAG AGTACCGAGGCTAGAGAGAATGGGATGGGAATAAGCTTGTTTCGCAGGTTATCAGAAGCCCATCCTCACGCAATTTCAGTGTTACAAAACCAG TACCGAATGTGTCGAGGTATTATGGAACTATCAAATGCCTTAATATATGGAGACAGATTATGCTGTGGTTCTGCTGAAGTAGCTAATGCCACACTTATGCTTCCCACTTCCAGTTCGACTTCATCATGGCTTAAAAAG GTTCTGGAGCCAACCAGAacagttttatttgttaatacAG ATATGCTGCGTGCTTTTGAAGCTAAGGATCAGAATGCGATCAACAATCCAGTTGAAGCTTCCATAATAGCTGAG AGGAGCTAG